A stretch of the Poseidonibacter parvus genome encodes the following:
- a CDS encoding peptidoglycan synthetase: MQINSILDIIDGKLLNSPSISFIYSFKTDVNKIKEGDLFIASNLDDVQIAVQRGAFAIITESFYPIIDNEIAWIKVDNITNAIVKLLRYKLATFNLQAYFCNIVSFNLLKALSSYEKNLKFISNNFDELLSSLDDINENTILISKDIELLNKLYPNNCAFEKEKFEISNLIEHSLFETSFTYKNIYFQKIKIPSIYVEDFIRIYDFLDISDFDDSKLKNFNFFKPTFLDKNFNIVEFGKSDRFIIVQNELSLIEKEVNYLEEKFSYAKKIYLSSQDIKSIENLKEIIKKQSFNALFITGFELEQIQQALLKEEKELSLF; encoded by the coding sequence GTGCAAATAAACTCTATTCTAGATATTATTGATGGAAAACTTTTAAATTCTCCATCAATATCTTTTATATACTCTTTTAAAACTGATGTTAATAAAATAAAAGAAGGTGATCTTTTTATTGCTTCAAATTTGGATGATGTTCAAATAGCTGTACAAAGAGGTGCCTTTGCAATAATCACAGAAAGCTTCTATCCTATAATTGATAATGAAATTGCTTGGATAAAAGTAGATAATATTACTAATGCAATTGTAAAATTACTTAGATATAAACTTGCAACTTTTAACCTTCAAGCATATTTTTGTAATATTGTTAGTTTTAATTTATTGAAAGCTTTATCTTCTTACGAAAAGAATTTAAAGTTTATATCAAATAATTTTGATGAGTTATTATCCTCACTTGATGATATTAATGAAAATACTATTCTTATTTCAAAAGATATTGAACTATTAAATAAACTTTATCCTAATAATTGTGCTTTTGAAAAAGAAAAGTTTGAAATATCAAATTTAATTGAACATTCTCTTTTTGAAACTTCTTTTACATACAAAAACATATACTTTCAAAAAATTAAAATACCTTCTATTTATGTAGAAGATTTTATAAGAATTTATGATTTTTTAGATATTAGTGATTTTGATGATTCAAAATTGAAAAACTTTAATTTTTTTAAACCCACTTTTTTAGATAAAAATTTTAATATTGTAGAGTTTGGTAAAAGTGATAGATTTATTATAGTTCAAAATGAGCTCTCTTTAATTGAAAAAGAAGTTAATTATTTAGAAGAAAAGTTTTCTTACGCAAAAAAAATATATTTAAGTTCTCAAGATATAAAAAGTATTGAGAACTTAAAAGAAATTATAAAAAAACAATCTTTTAATGCTTTATTTATTACTGGATTCGAACTTGAACAAATACAGCAAGCCTTATTAAAAGAAGAGAAAGAGTTATCTCTTTTCTAA
- the metG gene encoding methionine--tRNA ligase — protein MEESCKNVYITTPIYYVNDVAHIGHAYTTIIADMLARYSRLTGANTYFLTGTDEHGQKIAQSAEQRGKTPKEYADEVSGKFKTLWDDFDISYDKFIRTTDDEHKIGVQHAFQKMFDKGDIYKGDYEGYYCVSCETFFTQKQLVDEQFCPDCGKPTNIVKEESFFFKLSAYEDKLIKWYEENDDCILPRSKKNEVINFVKGGLRDLSISRTSFDWGVKLPESMNEPKHVMYVWLDALMNYITALGYGSDEKNMNQWPANVHLVGKDILRFHAIYWPAFLMSLDLPLPKHIAAHGWWTRDGEKMSKSKGNVVDPKLVADAYGLDAFRYFMIREVPFGQDGDFSQKALMDRINSDLGNDLGNLLNRISGMSGKYFDSKVTSVDVKKYHQKELDEVEEILDKVELYLWDMQLNRYLEDIWKVLTIANKAIGDYEPWAKMKEGKTNEAMALVALITNIMARVSLLLDSVMPEKIGKIATSIGITIDNATYTSLLKNKELIADTTITKVEQLFPRIEEVLLEQAKPAVVEKNTTEEKSSKKDEVIEEDDNLITIDKFFETSLKIGTIVEAEEVPKSKKLLKLQVDLGEGRNRQILAGIKEFYSAEDLVGTQACVVANLKPAKLMGMISEGMLMAAKDEDGLSLIRPESSKKIGTKIS, from the coding sequence ATGGAAGAATCTTGTAAAAATGTGTATATCACTACACCAATATATTATGTAAATGATGTTGCACACATAGGACACGCTTATACAACAATTATAGCTGATATGCTAGCTAGATATTCAAGATTAACTGGTGCAAATACATATTTTCTTACAGGAACTGATGAGCATGGTCAAAAAATCGCTCAAAGTGCTGAACAAAGAGGAAAAACTCCAAAAGAATATGCTGATGAAGTATCTGGAAAGTTTAAAACATTATGGGATGATTTTGATATTTCTTATGATAAATTTATTAGAACAACTGATGATGAGCATAAAATTGGTGTTCAACATGCATTTCAAAAAATGTTTGATAAAGGTGATATTTACAAAGGTGACTATGAAGGTTATTACTGTGTATCATGTGAGACATTCTTTACTCAAAAGCAGTTAGTTGATGAGCAGTTTTGTCCTGATTGTGGAAAGCCTACAAATATTGTAAAAGAAGAAAGTTTCTTTTTTAAATTATCAGCTTATGAAGACAAATTAATCAAATGGTATGAAGAAAATGATGATTGTATCTTGCCAAGATCTAAGAAAAATGAAGTAATAAACTTCGTTAAAGGTGGATTAAGAGATTTATCAATTTCAAGAACTTCATTTGATTGGGGTGTTAAACTTCCTGAATCTATGAATGAACCAAAACACGTTATGTACGTTTGGCTTGATGCACTTATGAACTATATCACAGCACTTGGTTATGGAAGTGACGAAAAAAATATGAATCAATGGCCTGCAAATGTTCATTTAGTAGGAAAAGATATTTTAAGATTCCATGCTATTTATTGGCCAGCTTTTTTAATGTCATTAGATTTACCTCTTCCAAAGCATATTGCAGCACATGGATGGTGGACAAGAGATGGTGAAAAAATGTCTAAATCAAAAGGAAATGTTGTTGATCCAAAACTTGTAGCTGATGCTTATGGTTTAGATGCATTTAGATACTTTATGATTAGAGAAGTTCCTTTTGGACAAGATGGAGATTTTTCACAAAAAGCTTTAATGGATAGAATTAATTCAGATCTAGGAAATGACTTAGGAAACTTATTAAATAGAATTTCTGGTATGAGTGGAAAATATTTTGATTCTAAAGTTACTTCTGTTGATGTAAAAAAATATCACCAAAAAGAGCTAGATGAAGTAGAAGAAATTTTAGATAAAGTTGAACTTTATTTATGGGATATGCAATTAAATAGATACCTTGAAGATATTTGGAAAGTATTAACAATTGCAAACAAAGCAATTGGTGATTACGAACCATGGGCTAAAATGAAAGAAGGTAAAACTAATGAAGCCATGGCTTTAGTAGCTTTAATTACAAATATAATGGCAAGAGTTTCACTTCTACTAGATTCAGTAATGCCTGAAAAAATTGGAAAAATCGCAACTTCAATTGGAATTACTATTGATAATGCAACTTATACTTCATTACTTAAAAATAAAGAGTTAATTGCAGATACTACTATTACAAAAGTTGAGCAATTATTCCCCCGAATTGAAGAAGTTCTTTTAGAGCAAGCAAAACCAGCTGTTGTTGAAAAAAATACAACAGAAGAAAAATCTTCAAAAAAAGATGAAGTTATAGAAGAAGATGATAACTTAATTACAATTGATAAATTTTTTGAAACATCTTTAAAGATTGGAACAATTGTTGAAGCAGAAGAAGTTCCAAAGTCTAAAAAACTTTTAAAACTGCAAGTTGATTTAGGTGAAGGAAGAAATAGACAAATCTTAGCAGGTATTAAAGAATTTTATTCTGCAGAAGATTTAGTAGGAACACAAGCATGTGTTGTTGCAAACTTAAAACCTGCAAAACTAATGGGAATGATTAGTGAAGGAATGCTAATGGCTGCCAAAGATGAAGATGGTTTATCATTAATTAGACCAGAATCAAGTAAAAAAATAGGTACAAAAATAAGTTAG
- a CDS encoding class 1 fructose-bisphosphatase yields MQDIIKAIEEASIKIKELIETGDTGKSEQENSTGDTQLKLDIASDVIIEDIFKTIPSIKAIVSEEQEEIVSLNEDGEYLIAYDPLDGSSLVDVNLSVGSIYGIYKGGFDAKSIIASVYVVFGPRVEMVVAIDDVKMYRLKKGKFEFIQNIVLEEKGKLNAPGSTQNCWAPYHKELIDDIFNDGYRLRYSGGMVPDLHQILLKGGGLFSYPGTTDRPKGKLRQLFEVFPFAYTYEKANGQAVDGFKRALEVETTHIHDTTPCFFGSNTEINRVLEVYKKNG; encoded by the coding sequence ATGCAAGATATAATCAAAGCCATAGAAGAAGCAAGTATTAAGATTAAAGAGTTAATTGAAACAGGTGACACTGGTAAAAGTGAACAAGAAAATTCAACTGGTGATACTCAGTTAAAACTTGATATTGCAAGTGATGTTATTATCGAAGATATTTTCAAAACAATTCCAAGTATAAAAGCAATTGTAAGTGAAGAACAAGAAGAAATTGTATCTTTAAATGAAGATGGCGAATATTTAATTGCTTATGATCCTTTAGATGGTTCATCACTAGTTGATGTAAATTTATCTGTTGGTTCTATTTATGGAATTTATAAAGGTGGTTTTGATGCAAAAAGTATCATTGCCTCTGTATATGTTGTATTTGGTCCACGTGTAGAAATGGTAGTTGCTATTGATGATGTTAAAATGTATAGACTAAAAAAGGGTAAATTTGAATTTATTCAAAATATCGTTTTAGAGGAAAAAGGAAAGCTTAATGCACCTGGCTCTACTCAAAATTGTTGGGCACCTTATCATAAAGAATTAATTGATGATATTTTTAATGATGGCTATAGATTAAGATATTCAGGTGGTATGGTTCCTGATTTACACCAAATCTTATTAAAAGGTGGTGGATTGTTTTCTTATCCAGGTACAACTGATAGACCAAAAGGTAAATTAAGACAACTATTTGAAGTATTTCCTTTTGCATATACTTATGAAAAAGCAAATGGGCAAGCAGTTGATGGATTTAAAAGAGCTTTAGAAGTTGAAACAACTCATATTCATGATACAACTCCTTGTTTCTTTGGATCAAACACTGAAATAAATAGAGTATTAGAAGTTTATAAAAAGAATGGATAA
- the mobB gene encoding molybdopterin-guanine dinucleotide biosynthesis protein B: protein MNKKRLVVAFSGPSNSGKTTAIVKVSNILQDKGFKVCIIKHDPKDKAMFDRVGKDSYKFGETGADVAVVSPNKTTLLKKETSSIEEMIALFNDFDYLLVEGLKTLDLPRISIFRNNLDETYFKVTNAIASDDTINDDDIPSSIDKIDLNSPEDMIIWIDKNAKRV from the coding sequence ATGAATAAAAAAAGATTAGTGGTGGCTTTCTCAGGACCATCAAATAGTGGAAAAACTACTGCAATTGTTAAAGTTTCAAATATTCTACAAGATAAGGGTTTTAAAGTTTGTATTATTAAACATGATCCAAAAGATAAAGCTATGTTTGATAGAGTTGGAAAAGATTCATATAAATTTGGAGAAACAGGTGCAGATGTTGCAGTTGTAAGTCCTAATAAAACTACTTTACTAAAAAAAGAGACTTCTAGTATTGAAGAAATGATAGCTTTATTTAATGATTTTGATTACTTATTAGTTGAAGGATTAAAAACATTGGATTTACCTAGAATCTCTATTTTTAGAAATAATTTAGATGAAACTTATTTTAAAGTTACAAATGCAATTGCAAGTGATGATACGATAAATGACGATGATATACCATCATCAATTGATAAAATTGATTTAAACTCTCCAGAAGATATGATTATCTGGATTGATAAAAACGCGAAAAGAGTATAA
- a CDS encoding lytic transglycosylase domain-containing protein produces MKKIIASLFCAVLVNASANNEVLNITDKNFKVTLDWLDEKPKSYAKDFFIIQYLKQKDISQENAQNAYDMAKSKSGRVKKAFNKKFSTIPNKDLKCYRANAKELLKEDSRCIALGLSIFDATKMSKNDLNFAIEKIAKYPTLKNDLKIIASNDPFNELINTNTNRFYRLFFDTRKNYRQNIIDHIIPNTFIDKISKEKNFNKFISYAVHRDELNNLQKSLFNVKNNSLLTHQTFFSLALNAINHKQEEAALNYLQIAYKKAYFQSTKDKTLFWIYLLTQNKSFLHEVSNSWDNNIYSLYVKELLNVDINNIYYDIDIPNTKTSYNTLDQFEWIKVEADTKKNLDDKKLEKYSNLFTDSSTLPHYAYVLERHSRYKKQYFIKPFRDVMKNYDINRQVLMYAIGRQESRFISSAVSFATAQGVMQIMPFLSKALAKQLNEPYNIYEQFLPEVNLRYANKHLNSLSKQFNNNPLFIAYAYNGGPGYTRKQFKRGLFKEKNRFEPFMSMEQISYDETRKYGRKVLTNYYVYNNHLNKENKLSLSSILQTLVLPN; encoded by the coding sequence TTGAAAAAAATTATAGCTTCATTATTTTGCGCTGTTTTAGTAAATGCAAGTGCAAATAATGAAGTTTTAAATATAACTGATAAAAACTTCAAAGTTACTCTTGATTGGCTTGATGAAAAGCCAAAATCTTATGCAAAAGATTTTTTTATAATTCAATACTTAAAACAAAAAGATATTAGCCAAGAAAATGCACAAAATGCCTATGATATGGCTAAATCAAAAAGTGGACGAGTAAAAAAAGCTTTTAATAAAAAGTTTTCGACAATACCAAATAAAGATCTTAAATGTTATAGAGCTAATGCAAAAGAATTATTAAAAGAAGATTCAAGATGTATAGCACTTGGTTTAAGTATTTTTGATGCAACTAAAATGTCAAAAAACGATTTAAACTTTGCAATAGAAAAAATAGCTAAGTACCCTACTTTAAAAAATGATTTAAAAATAATTGCTTCGAATGATCCTTTTAATGAGTTGATTAATACAAATACAAACAGATTCTATAGATTATTTTTTGATACTAGAAAAAATTATCGTCAAAATATAATAGACCATATAATTCCTAATACATTTATTGATAAGATATCAAAAGAAAAAAACTTTAATAAATTTATTTCCTATGCAGTTCATCGAGATGAATTAAACAATTTACAAAAATCATTATTTAATGTTAAAAACAATTCTCTACTTACACATCAAACATTTTTTTCATTAGCTTTAAATGCTATCAATCATAAACAAGAAGAAGCAGCATTAAATTATTTACAAATAGCTTACAAAAAAGCATATTTTCAATCAACAAAAGATAAAACACTTTTTTGGATATATTTATTAACTCAAAACAAATCTTTTTTACATGAAGTTTCAAATAGTTGGGATAATAATATTTACTCACTATACGTAAAAGAACTTTTAAATGTTGATATAAATAATATATACTACGATATTGATATTCCAAATACAAAAACATCATATAATACTTTAGATCAATTTGAATGGATAAAAGTTGAAGCTGATACAAAAAAGAATCTTGATGATAAGAAATTAGAAAAGTATAGTAATTTATTTACTGATTCTTCCACTTTACCTCACTATGCCTATGTTTTAGAAAGACATTCAAGATACAAAAAACAATATTTTATAAAGCCATTTAGAGATGTAATGAAAAACTATGATATTAATAGACAGGTTTTAATGTATGCAATTGGAAGACAAGAAAGTAGGTTTATTTCTTCAGCTGTTTCCTTTGCAACTGCACAAGGTGTAATGCAAATTATGCCTTTTTTATCTAAAGCATTAGCAAAGCAGTTAAATGAACCATATAATATTTATGAACAGTTTTTACCAGAAGTAAATCTAAGATATGCAAATAAACATTTAAATTCTTTAAGTAAACAGTTTAATAACAATCCATTATTTATTGCTTATGCATATAATGGAGGTCCAGGATACACAAGAAAACAGTTTAAACGTGGACTATTTAAAGAAAAAAATAGGTTTGAGCCATTTATGAGTATGGAACAAATTTCTTATGATGAAACTAGAAAATATGGTAGAAAAGTTTTAACAAACTATTATGTATATAATAATCATTTAAATAAAGAAAATAAACTTAGTTTATCCTCTATTTTACAAACTTTAGTTCTGCCGAATTAG
- a CDS encoding YggT family protein, whose translation MIDAFTTSVLTVVLTIISLYKWVIIISALLTWVNPDPNNPIVQMLYRLTQPAYNLVRKYIPTVFGGMDLAPIILIFGLMFLEIFLKNLFF comes from the coding sequence ATGATAGATGCTTTTACTACTTCAGTTTTAACTGTTGTTTTAACAATTATATCTTTATATAAATGGGTTATTATCATATCAGCCCTATTGACATGGGTTAACCCAGACCCAAATAATCCAATTGTTCAAATGTTATATAGATTAACACAACCTGCTTATAATTTGGTACGAAAATATATTCCTACTGTTTTTGGTGGAATGGATTTAGCTCCAATAATACTTATTTTTGGATTAATGTTTTTAGAAATTTTCTTAAAAAACTTATTCTTTTAA
- a CDS encoding glutamate--tRNA ligase family protein, producing MLRFAPSSVESMSLNNLRLAILNYIVAKQLNEDLVIRIEDINKKKNIEGKDNEILEILSLFSIDYSRAVHQSDSLKYHQKMAMQLLTQKKAFSCFCGDEKLEELKQEAIKNNKPYKYDGFCETLSDEAVLEVNAPFTVRIKSFDKDVDSFIILNHDKSPTYNYACSIDDMLMDISTVIRSNEHEEDTAKQVHIRNLLSYDKEINYIHLPKVSSSINSSVKYFIDEGFLPSAIANYLVLLGNEVPSEIFTLEDAIKWFDIEKTSKEELLFDIEKLKEINKKHIESMDELRLSKILGFADLDIGKLAKIYLNEVSTIKELKNKIDIVFTSKDKLEGFEEEFLEIKECIKKAPFFETFEDLEKYIKDNTSLEDKSLSTPLRYILTGQKEGPLLSEIYPLIKNYLGEIAK from the coding sequence TTGTTAAGATTTGCACCAAGTTCTGTTGAAAGTATGAGCTTAAATAACCTTCGTTTAGCTATTTTAAACTATATAGTTGCAAAGCAGTTAAATGAAGATTTAGTTATAAGAATTGAAGATATAAATAAAAAGAAGAATATAGAAGGAAAAGATAATGAAATCTTAGAAATTTTATCTTTGTTTTCTATTGATTACTCAAGAGCTGTTCATCAAAGTGACTCTTTAAAATATCATCAAAAAATGGCAATGCAACTTTTAACACAAAAAAAAGCTTTTTCATGTTTTTGCGGCGATGAAAAACTTGAAGAATTAAAACAAGAAGCTATTAAAAACAATAAACCTTATAAATATGACGGTTTTTGTGAAACACTATCTGATGAAGCAGTTTTAGAAGTAAATGCTCCTTTTACAGTTAGAATTAAAAGCTTTGACAAAGATGTTGATTCTTTTATAATTTTAAATCATGATAAGTCACCTACATATAATTATGCATGCTCAATTGATGATATGCTAATGGATATTTCAACTGTTATTAGATCAAATGAACACGAAGAAGATACTGCAAAGCAAGTTCATATTAGAAACTTACTTTCTTATGATAAAGAAATAAACTATATTCATCTTCCAAAAGTTTCATCTAGTATTAACAGTTCTGTTAAGTATTTTATTGATGAAGGTTTTCTTCCTAGTGCGATTGCAAATTATTTAGTACTTTTAGGGAATGAAGTTCCTTCTGAGATATTTACACTTGAAGATGCTATTAAATGGTTTGATATTGAAAAGACTTCAAAAGAAGAACTATTATTTGATATTGAAAAATTAAAAGAAATTAATAAAAAACACATTGAATCAATGGATGAATTAAGATTATCAAAAATCTTAGGTTTCGCTGATTTAGATATTGGTAAATTAGCTAAGATTTATTTAAATGAAGTTAGCACTATTAAAGAATTAAAAAATAAAATTGATATAGTTTTTACTTCAAAAGACAAACTTGAAGGCTTTGAAGAAGAGTTTTTAGAAATAAAAGAGTGTATAAAAAAAGCACCATTTTTTGAAACTTTTGAAGATTTAGAAAAATATATTAAAGATAATACTTCTTTAGAAGATAAATCTTTATCAACACCATTAAGATATATTCTAACAGGACAAAAAGAAGGTCCTTTATTATCTGAAATATATCCTTTAATTAAAAACTATTTAGGAGAAATTGCAAAATGA
- a CDS encoding M16 family metallopeptidase, with protein MKKLKKYIFALVILQGSLMSATIKHIETNGIKIPVVFEKQKSLPTLNLQLVFQNSGYIQDKNKSGLASLSSQLLNEGTKELGSTGFAQKLEENAISLHTSNGFETFVIELSNLKDVSNKSIQLLTNLIKSPNYSEDTLNKLKTLKIGALKRKENDFDYTAKNLLKSVLFKDTALQNPSSGTVESIEKIKLKDIKTFINDTINLNNLIIVAGGDFDYKEFKTLITPVLDALKPGVKRELEEIKFKSEKQEETLIKETEQAYIYFGSSYNVTAKDEKRYISKVASFILGGSGFGSRLMEEIRVKRGLAYSAYGSVSINKSHTFFSGYLQTKNESAKEAQTLVTQIVKDFVKKGVTQEELDAAKNFLTGSEPLRNEVLSQRLNKAFTLYYRGLEQNYPQKELELIQDLKLEDLNKFIASHEEINNLTFAIVRK; from the coding sequence ATGAAAAAATTAAAAAAATATATATTTGCATTAGTAATTTTACAAGGAAGTTTAATGAGTGCTACGATAAAGCATATAGAAACAAATGGAATAAAAATACCAGTAGTTTTTGAAAAACAAAAGAGTTTACCAACGTTAAATCTACAATTAGTTTTTCAAAACTCAGGTTATATTCAAGATAAAAATAAAAGTGGGTTAGCAAGTCTTTCTTCACAATTATTAAATGAAGGAACTAAAGAGTTAGGTTCAACAGGTTTTGCTCAAAAGCTAGAAGAGAATGCTATTTCTTTACACACTTCAAATGGATTTGAGACATTTGTAATTGAGTTATCAAACTTAAAAGATGTATCTAATAAATCAATACAGTTATTAACAAATTTAATCAAATCACCAAACTATAGTGAAGATACTTTAAATAAATTAAAAACATTAAAAATTGGTGCTTTAAAAAGAAAAGAGAATGATTTTGATTATACTGCTAAGAATTTATTAAAATCAGTGTTATTCAAAGATACTGCTTTACAAAACCCAAGTTCTGGTACAGTTGAGTCAATAGAGAAAATTAAACTTAAAGATATAAAGACCTTTATCAATGATACAATTAACCTAAATAATTTAATTATTGTTGCTGGTGGAGATTTTGATTACAAAGAGTTTAAAACTTTAATTACACCAGTTTTAGATGCATTAAAACCAGGTGTTAAAAGAGAATTAGAAGAGATTAAATTTAAATCAGAAAAACAAGAAGAAACTTTAATCAAAGAGACTGAACAAGCTTATATCTATTTTGGAAGTTCTTACAATGTTACAGCTAAAGATGAAAAAAGATATATTTCAAAAGTAGCATCATTTATTTTAGGTGGTTCTGGTTTTGGTTCAAGACTTATGGAAGAAATTAGAGTAAAAAGAGGACTTGCTTATAGTGCTTATGGCTCTGTTTCTATAAATAAATCTCATACTTTCTTTAGTGGGTATTTACAAACAAAAAATGAAAGTGCAAAAGAAGCACAAACTTTAGTAACACAAATTGTAAAAGATTTTGTAAAAAAAGGTGTTACTCAAGAAGAGTTAGATGCTGCTAAAAACTTTTTAACAGGTAGTGAACCTTTAAGAAATGAAGTATTATCTCAAAGACTAAATAAAGCTTTTACTCTTTATTATAGAGGTTTAGAGCAAAATTATCCTCAAAAAGAATTAGAATTAATTCAAGATTTAAAATTAGAAGATTTAAATAAATTTATTGCTTCTCATGAAGAAATAAACAATTTAACATTTGCAATAGTAAGGAAATAG
- a CDS encoding dehypoxanthine futalosine cyclase, whose protein sequence is MVKKMDLLNRRITNEEALDLIKNASLLELGELASKRKLELHPDKTTSFIVDRNINYTNVCWVDCKFCAFYRHGRDDDSYVLKFDEIDQKIDELLEIGGTQILFQGGVHPKLKIDYYEELVSHIHEKYPQITIHGFSAIEIKYIAKVSKITILEVLKRLQAKGLSSIPGAGAEILSDRVRDIIAPNKMDSKDWINVHELAHSIGMKTTATMMFGTVETDEEIIEHWEMLRDLQDKSGGFRAFIMWSFQGANTQLLKEIPDIKPQSSNRYLRLLAVSRLYLDNFKNMQSSWVTQGSYIGQLALNFGANDLGSTMMEENVVKAAGASNRMNQEEMIRLIKDIGENPAKRNTAYEILERY, encoded by the coding sequence ATGGTTAAAAAAATGGATTTATTAAATAGAAGAATAACAAATGAAGAAGCATTAGATTTAATTAAAAATGCTTCATTATTAGAATTAGGTGAACTTGCAAGTAAAAGAAAACTAGAACTTCATCCTGATAAAACTACATCTTTTATAGTTGATAGAAATATTAACTATACAAATGTATGTTGGGTTGATTGTAAATTCTGTGCTTTTTATAGACATGGACGAGATGATGATTCTTATGTACTTAAATTTGATGAAATTGATCAAAAGATTGATGAATTACTTGAAATTGGTGGAACGCAAATTTTATTTCAAGGTGGAGTTCACCCAAAACTTAAAATTGATTATTATGAAGAGTTAGTTTCTCATATTCATGAGAAGTATCCACAAATTACTATTCATGGTTTTTCTGCAATTGAAATTAAATATATTGCAAAAGTATCTAAAATCACTATTTTAGAAGTGCTAAAAAGATTACAAGCTAAAGGTTTAAGCTCAATTCCAGGTGCTGGTGCTGAAATTTTAAGTGATAGAGTAAGAGATATTATTGCTCCTAATAAAATGGATAGTAAAGATTGGATAAATGTTCATGAATTAGCACATTCTATTGGAATGAAAACAACTGCAACAATGATGTTTGGAACAGTTGAAACAGATGAAGAGATAATTGAACATTGGGAAATGCTAAGAGATTTACAAGATAAATCAGGTGGATTTAGAGCATTTATTATGTGGTCATTTCAAGGTGCTAATACGCAACTTTTAAAAGAAATACCAGATATTAAACCACAATCATCGAATAGATACTTACGATTATTAGCAGTTTCAAGACTTTACTTAGATAATTTTAAAAATATGCAAAGTTCTTGGGTGACTCAGGGCTCATATATTGGTCAATTAGCTTTAAATTTTGGAGCAAATGATTTAGGAAGTACTATGATGGAAGAGAATGTTGTTAAAGCAGCAGGAGCTTCAAATAGAATGAATCAAGAAGAAATGATTAGGCTTATAAAAGACATAGGTGAAAATCCTGCAAAAAGAAATACAGCCTATGAGATATTAGAGAGGTATTAA